The following proteins are encoded in a genomic region of Alistipes shahii WAL 8301:
- a CDS encoding relaxase/mobilization nuclease domain-containing protein, protein MVGKVISGSSFSGTVGYVMKEESRILEAEGIMPPEVKDMVQDFKDQTLLNPRLKNTVGHISLSFSPKDAPRMTDALMTQIAKEYMQKMGITDTQYLLVRHLDQPHPHCHLVYNRVGNNGQTISDKNIKIRNAKVCRELTEKYGLYLAPGKDDVRRERLREPDKTKYEIYDAIKGSLPKCKSWNELEGKLKEQGIGIRYKYCGNTDRKQGVLFSKNGFEFSGSKIDRAFSFTKLDRHFTLVQQQTQHRATLFGNLSAAVGNYRSAFAGLFGNMGRGGSSTREEPPSVNLGKAGGIPLPPAGSPGGVSAEQLQRKPGESPEEHIARITALLDAAAAAMAIAAMERRRRMEEQKRRAKMKI, encoded by the coding sequence ATGGTCGGTAAGGTAATATCAGGATCGTCTTTTTCGGGAACGGTGGGTTATGTGATGAAAGAGGAATCCCGGATACTGGAAGCCGAAGGCATTATGCCTCCGGAAGTGAAGGACATGGTGCAGGACTTCAAAGACCAGACCTTATTGAACCCGCGACTGAAAAACACCGTCGGGCATATCTCGCTGTCTTTTTCACCCAAGGACGCTCCGCGGATGACTGACGCCCTGATGACGCAGATCGCAAAGGAGTACATGCAGAAGATGGGCATCACCGATACGCAGTATCTATTGGTGCGCCATCTCGACCAGCCCCATCCGCACTGCCATCTGGTCTACAACCGGGTCGGAAACAACGGGCAAACCATTTCGGACAAGAACATCAAGATTCGAAACGCCAAGGTCTGCCGGGAGCTGACCGAGAAATACGGGCTATATCTCGCGCCGGGAAAGGACGACGTGCGGCGGGAGCGGCTGCGCGAACCCGACAAGACTAAATACGAAATCTACGATGCTATCAAAGGCAGTCTTCCCAAGTGCAAAAGTTGGAACGAACTGGAAGGCAAATTAAAGGAACAAGGCATCGGCATCCGTTACAAGTATTGCGGAAATACCGACCGCAAACAAGGGGTGTTGTTCTCGAAAAACGGTTTCGAGTTCTCCGGATCGAAGATCGACCGGGCTTTCAGCTTTACGAAACTCGACCGTCATTTTACCCTCGTGCAGCAACAAACCCAGCACCGGGCCACGCTCTTCGGGAACCTCTCGGCGGCGGTCGGCAATTACCGTTCGGCATTTGCCGGGTTATTCGGCAACATGGGCAGAGGAGGAAGCAGTACGCGTGAAGAGCCGCCATCGGTAAACCTCGGAAAGGCAGGCGGGATTCCGTTGCCGCCGGCCGGTTCGCCCGGCGGGGTGTCGGCCGAGCAGTTGCAGCGCAAGCCGGGAGAAAGTCCCGAAGAGCATATAGCACGAATCACGGCACTGCTCGATGCCGCTGCTGCAGCGATGGCCATAGCCGCAATGGAACGCCGACGCAGGATGGAAGAACAGAAAAGAAGAGCCAAAATGAAAATATAA